One Bacillus sp. (in: firmicutes) genomic window carries:
- a CDS encoding DUF819 family protein, protein MSQTLIQPDDTLTLWGIIAVWASVSIYLEQRYRWASKISGAIIALIGAIILSNTGIITTESPVYDSIWGIIVPLAIPLLLFHVNIGKIWRESGKLLIIFLLCSIGTVAGTIISFFY, encoded by the coding sequence GTGAGTCAAACATTGATTCAACCAGATGATACATTAACATTATGGGGAATTATTGCTGTATGGGCATCTGTTAGTATTTACTTAGAGCAGCGCTATCGTTGGGCATCCAAAATCTCGGGAGCGATTATTGCCCTTATTGGAGCGATTATTTTATCGAATACCGGGATTATTACAACCGAATCCCCAGTTTACGATTCGATATGGGGAATTATCGTTCCATTAGCGATTCCATTGCTACTTTTTCATGTTAATATCGGTAAAATATGGAGAGAAAGTGGTAAATTACTGATCATTTTTCTTTTATGCTCTATTGGTACGGTAGCAGGTACAATCATAAGCTTCTTTTATTAG